From the Hordeum vulgare subsp. vulgare chromosome 1H, MorexV3_pseudomolecules_assembly, whole genome shotgun sequence genome, the window GGGAGGGTAGAAGCTCCGTGATTATAGGTTTGCGATCAGTGTATATATAGCTGACATAGGTTGCTGCTTTCTCTGCCCGTATTACTCTCAATTCTCAATTCCCAAGTCCCAACGACTTCAATCCTCGGCAAGTTGAATCGGTGCGCGGATGGAGGCGGCTGTCGGCGCGGCGAGCTCGCTCCTTGGCAAAGTGCTCACGAAGCTGTCCGAAGACCTGGTGGCCGCGTATGTCGACAGCCTCGAGCTCGGCCACAACTCCGAGCAGATCCAAACCAAGCTGATGCACACACAAGGGCTGCTGCAACTGGCCGAGGGGAGGGACGCGAGCAACGTTACTGCCCTGCCGGCCTTGTTGGAGAAGCTGAGCAACAAGGCCGACGAGGCGGAGGACTTGCTGGATGAGCTCCACTACTTCACGATCCAGGACCAGCTCGACGGCACCCACTATGCTGCGCCGGATCTCGGCGATGGCCTCCGCGGCCATGCTCGCCATGGTCTCCATGCTCTTCGCTACACTATTGGTAACTGGTTTCCATGCTTTTCTTGCTCACGTGCGCAAGATGATGATTCTGCTCCTACCGCTGTTGCCAATAGCCCACACCACTATGCAACCAACTCTGCTACTGCTAGTGCTGATGATGGCGGCCATGTCGATAGGTTACATTTCGACAGAGTGGCCATGTCCAGCAAAATCAAGTCAGTGATAAATGACATACACTCCCTATGTGATCCCGTCTCCGATTTGCTTAGCAAAATTCCAAGCAACAGCACAGCTGTCACCTTAACACGGCCTCACATAGGATCAACAATTATACAGGATAAATTGTATGGGAGAAAAGATATTTTTGAGAAAATTGTTGATGATATCACAAGTGGCACACATCAAGGTCAAACTGTTTCTGTTCTTCCTATAGTTGGCCCAGGGGGTATTGGAAAGACAACTTTCACCCAACACCTGTATAATGATAGTAGGACCCAAGTGCACTTCACTGTTATGGTTTGGATGTGTGTATCTACTGATTTTGATGTGTTGAAACTCACCCAGCAGATCCATAACTGCATACCTCCAACTGAAAATGAAACTGCAAGTGAAACAGCCAATCTAGACCAGCTTCAGAAATCCATTGCACAGAGACTTAAGTCCAAAAGGTTCTTAATTGTCTTGGATGATATATGGAAATGCAATAGTGAGGACGAGTGGAAAACCCTGCTAGCCCCATTCACAAAGGGGGAAGCCAAAGGCAGCATGGTCCTTGTCACAACTCGATTCCCAAAACTAGCAGGAATGATGAAAACAATTAATCCAGTAGAGCTGCAAGGCTTGGAGTCTAATGACTTTTTCACATTCTTTGAATCATGTATATTTGGTGAACATAAGCCTAGGGATTATGAAGATGAGTTAGGTGGTATTGCAAGAGAAATTGCAAGAAAGTTAAAAGGCTCCCCACTAGCAGCCAAAACAGTTGGTCGACTATTGAAGAAAAATCTTTCCCGGGAACATTGGAATGGAGTTCTTCACAATCATGAGTGGCAAAACCAGAAAAATTATGATGACATCATACCATCTTTGAAAATTAGCTACCATTACCTTCCTTTCCATCTGAAAAAATGCTTCTCATACTGTGCCCTTTATCCTGAAGATTATAGGTTTAGCGATTCAGAAATTAATCGTTTTGGGATTGCAATAGGTATCATTGATTCTAGCCACCCAAGCGATAATGATTACATGGAAGGTCTGGTGGAAAATGGTTTTCTCATGAAGGGGGTTATTGATGATCATCCATACTATGTAATGCATGATTTAATGCATGAACTATCTCGGAGTGTCTCTGCACAAGAATGCCTAAATATAAGTGATCTGGATTTTAGAGCTGAGGCCATCCCACAATCTATTCGGCACATATCCATCACCATAGAGAATAGATATGATGAAAATTTTAGGGAAGAAATGGGTAAACTAAAGGGAAGGATAGACATTGTAAATCTACGGACATTGATGATTTTTAGAAAATATGAAGAAAGAATCATTGagatcttaaaagatacatttatgGAAACAAAAGGCTTGCGCGTCCTATTTATAGCAGTGACGTCCCTTGAATCTCTACCACAAAGGTTTTCAAAACTTATCCACCTCCAGTACCTCCAAATTCGATCACCCTATGGCACAGAAATGACTTTACCTAGTACACTATCCAGATTTTATCACTTGAAATTCTTGGACCTAATTAGTTGGCATGGAAGTCCTAACTTGCCTAAAGACATTGGTCGTCTTGTAAATTTACGCGATTTCTTCGCTAGAAAAGAACTCCACTCCAATGTTCCTGAGGCTGGAAAGATGAAG encodes:
- the LOC123449197 gene encoding disease resistance protein RGA2-like; this translates as MEAAVGAASSLLGKVLTKLSEDLVAAYVDSLELGHNSEQIQTKLMHTQGLLQLAEGRDASNVTALPALLEKLSNKADEAEDLLDELHYFTIQDQLDGTHYAAPDLGDGLRGHARHGLHALRYTIGNWFPCFSCSRAQDDDSAPTAVANSPHHYATNSATASADDGGHVDRLHFDRVAMSSKIKSVINDIHSLCDPVSDLLSKIPSNSTAVTLTRPHIGSTIIQDKLYGRKDIFEKIVDDITSGTHQGQTVSVLPIVGPGGIGKTTFTQHLYNDSRTQVHFTVMVWMCVSTDFDVLKLTQQIHNCIPPTENETASETANLDQLQKSIAQRLKSKRFLIVLDDIWKCNSEDEWKTLLAPFTKGEAKGSMVLVTTRFPKLAGMMKTINPVELQGLESNDFFTFFESCIFGEHKPRDYEDELGGIAREIARKLKGSPLAAKTVGRLLKKNLSREHWNGVLHNHEWQNQKNYDDIIPSLKISYHYLPFHLKKCFSYCALYPEDYRFSDSEINRFGIAIGIIDSSHPSDNDYMEGLVENGFLMKGVIDDHPYYVMHDLMHELSRSVSAQECLNISDLDFRAEAIPQSIRHISITIENRYDENFREEMGKLKGRIDIVNLRTLMIFRKYEERIIEILKDTFMETKGLRVLFIAVTSLESLPQRFSKLIHLQYLQIRSPYGTEMTLPSTLSRFYHLKFLDLISWHGSPNLPKDIGRLVNLRDFFARKELHSNVPEAGKMKYLRELKEFHVKKGSVGFDLRELGELRELGGALSIHNLENVATKEEASSAKLALKSDLKELTLVWGREHPTYTDADILDALQPHSNLTTLGIINQGGNTWPSWLCPDTRVNNLETLHLHGVSWGILPPFGQLPYLRELSLKSISGLRQFGPDYGGVRGKCLVRLKKVLFHDLSDLVRWVVEPNCHMFPSLESIDCRNCANLCVLPFSEWSCTNLCMLYVDGCPKLCLPPMPHTSTLTCFSIRNGSEMFSYHENKMVVTKYASALAFHNLGEVEDMRIEDVSHISWTDLEKLKSLRKLAVGRCDGMFCGELDGSVVFHNMDKVESLSVDVSQLTGKLLSKVFNSCPALAELEINSRDEYQEERVIQFPSSSSLQALNFSFLAGLVLLPAEDGGGLQDTTSLQSLNIMLCDRLFSRWPMGAPMTNPFPASLRKLDIWGESSIWSMALLSNLTSLTHLKLIMCDKLTVDGFNPLITVNLKELEVRNLSGNSVAADLLSEVAMAKIMQEGSFQLEKLKVDSISAVLVAPICNHLSATLHELVFSNDMREKGFTEEQENALQLLTSLRTLGFDLCEVLQCLPQGLHHLSSLKTLKVSSCPQLRLLPEQGFPTSLQFLSLGYASADQKEQAEKLKGTYPNLRVHNQAS